A genomic segment from Microcella flavibacter encodes:
- the dusB gene encoding tRNA dihydrouridine synthase DusB, translated as MPSALDTAAPGSAAPPTASAPGPAAPGGTAAPALTIGPLPLSVPVVLAPMAGITNTAFRRLCREYGAGLYVSEMITSRALVERTPESMRLIKHHESETTRSIQLYSVDPVTAGEAAAFLVGEGLADHIDMNFGCPVPKVTRKGGGAALPWKLEHFRRIVEATVKAAGSIPVTVKMRKGIDADHLTYLEAAKAAEGAGVAAIALHARTAAEFYSGNADWDAIGTLKQSVSSVPVLGNGDIWSAEDALRMVEQSGCDGIVVGRGCLGRPWLFGDLASAFTGGGLKIQPGLGEVGDAFRRHAELLVDFYDGDEPRACRDIRKHVAWYFKGYPVGGELRARLASVESLAQMDDLLGELDRDQPYPGAPAEGQRGRAGTPKKPSLPQNWLASRELDEANRAEVTAAELHHSGG; from the coding sequence ATGCCCTCCGCCCTCGACACCGCCGCGCCCGGCAGCGCCGCGCCGCCCACAGCCTCCGCGCCCGGCCCCGCCGCTCCGGGGGGCACCGCCGCGCCCGCGCTGACGATCGGCCCGCTCCCGCTCAGCGTGCCCGTCGTGCTCGCGCCGATGGCCGGCATCACGAACACCGCCTTCCGCCGCCTGTGCCGCGAGTACGGCGCGGGCCTGTACGTGAGCGAGATGATCACGAGCCGTGCGCTCGTCGAGCGCACCCCCGAGAGCATGCGCCTCATCAAGCACCACGAGAGCGAGACGACGCGCAGCATCCAGCTCTACAGCGTCGACCCCGTCACGGCGGGGGAGGCCGCGGCGTTCCTCGTCGGCGAGGGCCTCGCCGACCACATCGACATGAACTTCGGCTGCCCCGTGCCGAAGGTGACCCGCAAGGGCGGCGGGGCGGCGCTGCCGTGGAAGCTCGAGCACTTCCGCCGCATCGTGGAGGCCACCGTGAAGGCCGCGGGGAGCATCCCGGTGACGGTGAAGATGCGCAAGGGCATCGACGCCGACCACCTCACCTACCTGGAGGCCGCGAAGGCGGCGGAGGGCGCGGGCGTCGCCGCCATCGCGCTGCACGCCCGCACGGCGGCCGAGTTCTACAGCGGGAATGCCGACTGGGATGCGATCGGCACCCTCAAGCAGTCCGTCTCGAGCGTGCCGGTGCTCGGCAACGGCGACATCTGGAGCGCGGAGGACGCGCTGCGCATGGTCGAGCAGTCGGGTTGCGACGGCATCGTCGTCGGCCGGGGCTGCCTGGGCCGCCCGTGGCTGTTCGGCGACCTCGCCTCGGCGTTCACCGGCGGGGGCCTCAAGATCCAGCCCGGGCTCGGCGAGGTGGGCGACGCCTTCCGCCGGCACGCCGAGCTGCTCGTCGACTTCTACGACGGCGACGAGCCGCGGGCCTGCCGCGACATCCGCAAGCACGTGGCCTGGTACTTCAAGGGCTACCCCGTCGGCGGCGAGCTGCGGGCGCGGCTCGCGAGCGTCGAGAGCCTCGCGCAGATGGACGACCTGCTCGGCGAGCTCGACCGCGATCAGCCCTACCCGGGCGCTCCGGCCGAGGGCCAGCGCGGCCGCGCGGGCACGCCGAAGAAGCCGTCCCTTCCCCAGAACTGGCTCGCGAGCCGCGAGCTCGACGAGGCGAACCGCGCCGAGGTCACCGCGGCCGAACTGCACCACAGCGGAGGCTGA
- a CDS encoding deoxyguanosinetriphosphate triphosphohydrolase gives MTPGYLPEDAERWMPEQHSTRRSDFARDRGRLLHSSALRRLAAKTQVLSPTAGLDFARNRLTHSLEVAQVGRELAASLGLDPDVVDTACLAHDLGHPPFGHNGERALNDWASDVGGFEGNAQTLRLLTRIEPKVFGADGRSYGLNLTRASLDASCKYPWPQAQGIPDPSGRSKFGFYDDDADAFEWLRAGAPDRQRCIEAQVMDLSDDIGYSVHDFEDAVVSGYLDVPALSARVDHDALVDSMFEWIGGEISHDELIAAFDRLDHLDFWIDTWDGSRRDLARLKNLTSQLIGRFAHEAVHATRAAYPRQSLARFGADVIVPRETAAEIAVLKGIVAANVMSTNSRQPIYARQRSLLTELADALWQAGDAQLDPGFTDDFRAAPNDAARRRVIVDQVASLTDQSAMAWHERVVR, from the coding sequence ATGACCCCGGGCTACCTGCCCGAGGACGCCGAGCGCTGGATGCCCGAGCAGCACTCGACGCGCCGCAGCGACTTCGCCCGCGACCGGGGCCGACTGCTGCACTCGAGCGCGCTGCGCCGCCTCGCCGCGAAGACGCAGGTGCTGAGCCCGACGGCGGGGCTGGATTTCGCCCGCAACCGCCTGACGCACTCGCTCGAGGTCGCCCAGGTCGGCCGCGAGCTCGCCGCGAGCCTCGGGCTCGACCCCGACGTCGTCGACACCGCCTGCCTCGCGCACGACCTCGGCCACCCGCCCTTCGGTCACAACGGCGAGCGGGCGCTCAACGACTGGGCGAGCGACGTCGGCGGCTTCGAGGGCAACGCGCAGACGCTGCGCCTGCTCACGCGCATCGAGCCGAAGGTCTTCGGCGCCGACGGCCGCAGCTACGGGCTCAACCTCACGCGGGCGAGCCTCGACGCGAGCTGCAAGTACCCGTGGCCGCAGGCGCAGGGCATTCCCGATCCGAGCGGGCGCAGCAAGTTCGGCTTCTACGACGACGACGCCGACGCCTTCGAATGGCTGCGCGCCGGGGCCCCCGATCGGCAGCGGTGCATCGAGGCCCAGGTGATGGATCTCAGCGACGACATCGGCTACAGCGTGCACGACTTCGAGGACGCCGTGGTGAGCGGCTACCTCGACGTGCCCGCCCTGAGCGCCCGGGTCGATCACGACGCCCTGGTGGACTCGATGTTCGAGTGGATCGGCGGCGAGATCAGCCACGACGAGCTCATCGCCGCCTTCGACCGGCTCGACCACCTCGACTTCTGGATCGACACCTGGGACGGCTCGCGCCGCGACCTCGCCCGCCTGAAGAACCTCACGAGCCAGCTCATCGGCCGCTTCGCCCACGAGGCCGTGCACGCGACCCGCGCCGCCTATCCCCGGCAGAGCCTCGCCCGCTTCGGCGCCGACGTCATCGTGCCCCGTGAGACGGCCGCCGAGATCGCGGTGCTCAAGGGCATCGTCGCCGCGAACGTCATGTCGACGAACAGCCGCCAGCCGATCTACGCGCGGCAGCGCTCGCTGCTGACCGAGCTCGCCGACGCGCTCTGGCAGGCGGGGGATGCGCAGCTCGACCCCGGCTTCACCGACGACTTCCGTGCCGCTCCGAACGATGCGGCCCGGCGCCGGGTCATCGTCGACCAGGTCGCGAGCCTCACCGACCAGTCGGCGATGGCCTGGCACGAGCGCGTGGTGCGCTGA
- the dnaG gene encoding DNA primase: MAGLIKRSDIDEVRSRTNIGEVVGEYVTLKRAGVGSLSGLCPFHDERSPSFHVRPQVGFYHCFGCGEGGDVFTFLQKMDHVTFSEAVERLAQRLNFTLSYEDGGPAREEQGNRRRILAANEAAEAFFREQLGTAAAEPARRFLGERGFDPASADRFSIGFAPQSFDALRTHLTGRGFSTEELLAAGLLSQGDRSPYDRFRGRLLWPIKDVTGQTLGFGARRLLDDDKGPKYLNTPETPVYHKAQVLYGLDLAKRDIARAKQVVVVEGYTDVMACHLAGVTTAVATCGTSFGVDHIKVIRRVMGDTANADTTQLGEVVFTFDPDEAGQKAASRAFAEESRFAAQTFVAVAPDGLDPCDLRLARGDDAVRMLVSGRKPMYEFMIRRQLEQFDLETVEGRVGALRAAAPVVAGIRDRSMQSGYGRTLAGWIGLDPQEVSRAVQSARSAAASKPAETTRSREGQRPSAQDARPDAPGSATPTAEPAAPSMSIDQLPTDPVTRLERELLMAVLQHPGEVDREVAARALATTFTQPALATVRDALVAAFEHYGTPQWVARAADEAPGVFAALVTQLAIAPLPIRDDQVREYCRGLTTSLIGRDLLRRKSELLGALQRTSSTEDPERYRSLQRQLVDTEAERRRVLGD; this comes from the coding sequence GTGGCGGGCCTGATCAAGCGGAGCGATATCGACGAGGTCCGGTCGCGCACGAACATCGGCGAGGTCGTGGGCGAGTACGTCACGCTGAAGCGCGCGGGCGTCGGCTCGCTCTCGGGGCTCTGCCCCTTCCACGACGAGCGCAGCCCGAGCTTCCACGTGCGGCCGCAGGTCGGCTTCTACCACTGCTTCGGCTGCGGCGAGGGCGGCGACGTCTTCACCTTCCTGCAGAAGATGGATCACGTCACCTTCAGCGAGGCGGTCGAGCGGCTCGCCCAGCGCCTCAACTTCACCCTCAGCTACGAGGACGGCGGCCCCGCCCGCGAGGAGCAGGGCAACCGCCGGCGCATCCTCGCCGCGAACGAGGCGGCGGAGGCGTTCTTCCGCGAGCAGCTCGGCACCGCGGCCGCCGAGCCGGCGCGCCGCTTCCTGGGGGAGCGCGGCTTCGACCCGGCCTCGGCCGACCGCTTCTCGATCGGTTTCGCCCCGCAGTCGTTCGACGCGCTGCGCACCCACCTGACGGGCCGCGGCTTCAGCACCGAGGAGCTGCTCGCCGCGGGGCTGCTGAGCCAGGGCGACCGCAGCCCCTACGACCGGTTCCGCGGGCGCCTGCTCTGGCCGATCAAGGACGTCACCGGCCAGACGCTCGGCTTCGGCGCGCGCCGCCTGCTCGATGACGACAAGGGCCCGAAGTACCTCAACACCCCCGAGACGCCGGTGTACCACAAGGCCCAGGTGCTCTACGGGCTCGACCTCGCCAAGCGCGACATCGCTAGGGCCAAGCAGGTCGTCGTCGTCGAGGGCTACACCGACGTCATGGCCTGCCACCTCGCGGGCGTCACGACCGCCGTCGCCACCTGCGGCACCTCCTTCGGCGTCGACCACATCAAGGTGATCCGGCGCGTGATGGGCGATACGGCGAATGCCGACACGACCCAGCTCGGCGAGGTCGTCTTCACCTTCGACCCCGACGAGGCGGGCCAGAAAGCCGCGAGCCGCGCCTTCGCCGAGGAGTCGCGGTTCGCCGCCCAGACCTTCGTCGCCGTCGCCCCCGACGGGCTGGACCCGTGCGACCTGCGCCTGGCGCGCGGCGACGACGCGGTCAGGATGCTCGTCTCGGGCCGCAAGCCGATGTACGAGTTCATGATCCGCCGGCAGCTGGAGCAGTTCGACCTCGAGACGGTCGAGGGGCGGGTCGGCGCGCTCCGGGCCGCCGCGCCCGTCGTCGCCGGCATCCGCGATCGCTCGATGCAGTCCGGCTACGGCCGCACCCTCGCCGGCTGGATCGGGCTCGACCCGCAGGAGGTCTCGCGCGCGGTGCAGTCGGCCCGCTCCGCCGCCGCGAGCAAGCCGGCGGAGACGACGCGCTCCCGCGAGGGCCAGCGGCCGTCGGCGCAGGATGCCCGGCCCGACGCGCCCGGATCCGCGACCCCGACCGCCGAGCCCGCCGCCCCCTCGATGAGCATCGACCAGCTGCCCACCGACCCGGTCACGCGCCTGGAGCGGGAGCTGCTCATGGCGGTGCTGCAGCATCCCGGCGAGGTCGACCGCGAGGTGGCTGCGCGGGCGCTCGCGACGACCTTCACCCAGCCCGCGCTCGCGACGGTGCGCGACGCGCTCGTCGCCGCCTTCGAGCACTACGGCACGCCGCAGTGGGTCGCCCGGGCCGCCGACGAGGCCCCCGGCGTCTTCGCCGCCCTCGTCACCCAGCTCGCGATCGCGCCGCTGCCGATCCGCGACGACCAGGTGCGGGAGTACTGCCGCGGGCTGACGACGAGCCTCATCGGCCGCGACCTGCTGCGGCGCAAGAGCGAGCTGCTCGGGGCCCTGCAGCGCACCTCCTCGACGGAGGATCCGGAGCGCTACCGCTCGCTGCAGCGGCAGCTGGTCGACACCGAGGCCGAGCGCCGCCGCGTCCTCGGGGACTGA
- a CDS encoding ATP-binding cassette domain-containing protein, which yields MTALAPRAAIGADEGDGAAVLVDDLSARYRSGTGRGHAIALTGISLSIPVGGTLAVVGEAGSGKSTLARAVAGLTDRSREGGPQISGGGLRVLGIDVRHLRPRESDELALRVGYLPQDISHVLDPHLTAGENVAVPLYERNAKLTRRTAGGIVAEAIDAMHLTLATIPKYPHELSRGQRQRVALARALVLDPDLLVADEPTSGVDATVRSSILDHLAEVQRRRGFTAFVVSSEIGEVRRLSDRLAVLHRGTIVGMGSVDEVLAAPTHPYVERLAALGRR from the coding sequence ATGACCGCCCTCGCACCCCGCGCCGCCATCGGCGCCGACGAGGGCGACGGGGCGGCCGTGCTCGTGGACGACCTCTCGGCGCGCTACCGATCGGGCACCGGGCGGGGTCACGCGATCGCGCTCACCGGCATCTCGTTGAGCATCCCCGTCGGGGGCACCCTCGCCGTCGTGGGCGAGGCCGGCAGCGGCAAGAGCACGCTCGCCCGGGCCGTCGCGGGGCTCACCGACCGCAGTCGGGAGGGCGGTCCGCAGATCTCCGGCGGCGGGCTGCGCGTGCTCGGCATCGACGTGCGGCACCTGCGCCCGCGCGAGTCGGACGAGCTCGCGCTGCGCGTCGGCTACCTGCCGCAGGACATCTCGCACGTGCTCGACCCGCACCTCACCGCGGGCGAGAACGTCGCCGTTCCGCTGTACGAGCGCAACGCCAAGCTCACCCGGCGCACCGCGGGCGGCATCGTGGCCGAGGCGATCGACGCGATGCACCTCACCCTCGCGACGATCCCGAAGTACCCGCACGAGCTCAGCCGCGGCCAGCGGCAGCGCGTCGCGCTCGCCCGCGCCCTCGTGCTCGACCCCGACCTCCTCGTCGCCGACGAGCCGACCAGCGGCGTCGACGCCACCGTGCGCTCGAGCATCCTCGACCACCTCGCCGAGGTGCAGCGGCGCCGCGGCTTCACCGCCTTCGTCGTCTCGAGCGAGATCGGCGAGGTGCGCCGGCTGTCGGATCGACTCGCGGTGCTGCACCGTGGCACGATCGTGGGGATGGGATCGGTCGACGAGGTGCTCGCCGCGCCGACCCACCCGTACGTGGAGCGGCTCGCGGCGCTCGGCCGCCGCTGA
- a CDS encoding NAD(P)-dependent oxidoreductase, which yields MDEQQRQDRMSGAAAGAPARSLVPEGGVGHPDQHRDPVAGTARAPEGRPRPEPGPIAVLPRPTALFVDAAAAGGAEITELDARTRGLIWLSEQRAEELGEILEQYPGIGWVQLPWAGVDGFASVLPRYADGGGPVFTSAKGAYSEPVAEHALALLHAVMRELGPKARAARWAPVRTGLSLYGAHVVIVGAGGIAAELLRLLAPWRVRVTVVRRTAEPMPGADRTVSAAELHAVLPDADALVLAAASTTASRHLIGAPELALLPARAAIVNIARGALIDTDALTAALREKRILGAGLDVTDPEPLPDEHPLWREPRCIITSHSADTPEMTAPLLARRITENVRGFLGDGRFVGLVDPAAGY from the coding sequence GTGGACGAGCAGCAGCGGCAGGACCGGATGAGCGGCGCGGCCGCGGGCGCGCCCGCGCGCTCGCTCGTGCCCGAGGGCGGGGTCGGGCATCCCGATCAGCACCGCGACCCCGTCGCCGGCACCGCGCGGGCCCCCGAGGGCCGGCCGCGCCCCGAGCCCGGACCGATCGCCGTGCTGCCGCGCCCCACGGCGCTCTTCGTCGACGCGGCCGCGGCCGGCGGTGCCGAGATCACCGAGCTGGATGCCCGTACCCGAGGCCTCATCTGGCTGAGCGAGCAGCGCGCGGAGGAGCTCGGCGAGATCCTCGAGCAGTACCCCGGCATCGGCTGGGTGCAGCTGCCCTGGGCCGGCGTCGACGGCTTCGCGAGCGTGCTGCCGCGCTACGCGGACGGCGGCGGGCCGGTGTTCACGAGCGCGAAGGGGGCGTACAGCGAGCCCGTCGCCGAGCACGCCCTCGCCCTGCTGCACGCCGTCATGCGCGAGCTCGGCCCCAAGGCCCGCGCCGCCCGCTGGGCGCCGGTGCGCACGGGTCTGTCGCTCTACGGGGCGCACGTCGTGATCGTCGGGGCCGGCGGCATCGCGGCCGAGCTGCTGCGGCTGCTGGCGCCGTGGCGCGTGCGGGTGACGGTCGTGCGCCGCACGGCCGAGCCGATGCCCGGGGCCGATCGCACGGTCAGCGCGGCCGAGCTGCACGCCGTGCTGCCCGACGCCGACGCCCTCGTGCTCGCGGCCGCCTCGACGACGGCGAGCCGGCACCTCATCGGCGCGCCGGAGCTCGCGCTGCTGCCCGCGCGCGCCGCGATCGTCAACATCGCCCGCGGCGCGCTCATCGACACGGATGCCCTCACCGCCGCCCTGCGCGAGAAGCGCATCCTCGGCGCGGGCCTCGACGTGACCGATCCCGAGCCCCTGCCCGACGAGCACCCGCTGTGGCGGGAGCCGCGCTGCATCATCACCTCCCACTCGGCCGACACCCCCGAGATGACGGCGCCGCTGCTCGCGCGGCGCATCACCGAGAACGTGCGCGGGTTCCTCGGCGACGGCCGATTCGTGGGGCTCGTCGACCCGGCGGCGGGGTACTGA
- a CDS encoding sensor histidine kinase: protein MIAWMLEAGPDLVLVITVAAAVLLMLVVVLLVAWLRARSRAASRERDRAAAEQTRVEAEFAAADQRNRLRIIRELHEVAAHSLSVVISQADGARYAAERDPSAAARSAAVIAETTRSTLADLRRIMSLVGEGESRAVAPRLDTTHELFAIMRDQGLVITVEEFGSAFDLKPGAEIAVYRIVQEALANALAFGGRGTEVRVTLTWSGEGLQLRVEDDGIRARAAGEDEPGRVTIAEDMAALTATVTGRGIAEMRARAELYGGILSATTQPAVGFTLSVVFPSLRHHNGVHGVDLRRS, encoded by the coding sequence GTGATCGCGTGGATGCTCGAGGCGGGCCCCGATCTGGTGCTCGTCATCACGGTGGCCGCCGCGGTGCTGCTCATGCTGGTGGTCGTGCTGCTCGTCGCGTGGCTGCGCGCACGCTCGCGCGCCGCCTCCCGCGAGCGCGACCGCGCCGCCGCCGAGCAGACCCGCGTCGAGGCGGAGTTCGCCGCCGCCGATCAGCGCAACCGGCTGCGCATCATCCGCGAGCTGCACGAGGTCGCGGCGCACTCGCTGTCGGTGGTCATCAGCCAGGCCGACGGCGCGCGCTACGCCGCCGAGCGCGACCCCTCCGCCGCGGCGCGCTCGGCCGCGGTCATCGCGGAGACGACCCGGTCGACGCTCGCCGACCTGCGCCGCATCATGTCGCTCGTCGGCGAGGGGGAGTCGCGCGCCGTCGCGCCGCGCCTCGACACGACCCACGAGCTCTTCGCCATCATGCGCGACCAGGGGCTCGTCATCACGGTCGAGGAGTTCGGATCGGCCTTCGATCTCAAGCCCGGCGCCGAGATCGCCGTGTACCGCATCGTGCAGGAGGCGCTCGCGAACGCCCTGGCCTTCGGGGGGCGCGGTACCGAGGTGCGCGTCACGCTCACCTGGTCGGGGGAGGGCCTGCAGCTGCGCGTCGAGGACGACGGCATCCGGGCGCGGGCGGCGGGGGAGGACGAGCCCGGCCGCGTGACGATCGCCGAGGACATGGCCGCGCTCACCGCCACCGTCACGGGCCGCGGCATCGCCGAGATGCGCGCCCGGGCCGAGCTGTACGGCGGCATCCTCAGCGCGACGACCCAGCCCGCCGTCGGCTTCACGCTCTCGGTCGTCTTCCCCTCGCTGCGGCACCACAACGGCGTGCACGGGGTGGATCTGAGGCGCTCGTGA
- a CDS encoding AzlC family ABC transporter permease: MNGPRASRHPAPRSAPAPGVAEARRASWAVGLAVAAYGVSFGALAVASGLDVWQACVLSLVMFSGGSQFALIGVLASGGAAAGPAAIAGAALLGLRNGLYAIRVSPIVGAGFWRRLLAGHLTIDESTAVATAQATPEGQRAGFWWTGWIIFLGWNLMTLLGALLGDLLGDVSAYGLDAAAAAAFLGLVWPRLRALQPVAVAVGAAVVAAATIPVLPAGVPVILAALVAVVVGPLDLLGRPVAAPIEHHADVPPAPDAGEADR; encoded by the coding sequence GTGAACGGCCCGCGGGCCTCGCGCCATCCCGCGCCGCGCTCGGCGCCCGCTCCCGGCGTCGCCGAGGCTCGCCGGGCGTCGTGGGCGGTCGGCCTGGCCGTCGCGGCCTACGGCGTCTCGTTCGGCGCGCTCGCGGTGGCCTCGGGGCTCGACGTCTGGCAGGCCTGCGTGCTCTCGCTCGTGATGTTCTCGGGCGGATCGCAGTTCGCGCTCATCGGTGTGCTCGCCTCGGGCGGCGCGGCGGCCGGCCCCGCCGCGATCGCCGGCGCCGCCCTGCTCGGTCTGCGCAACGGCCTGTACGCCATCCGCGTCTCACCGATCGTCGGCGCGGGCTTCTGGCGCCGCCTGCTCGCCGGGCACCTGACGATCGACGAGTCGACCGCGGTCGCCACCGCGCAGGCCACGCCCGAGGGCCAGCGCGCCGGCTTCTGGTGGACGGGCTGGATCATCTTCCTCGGCTGGAACCTCATGACCCTGCTCGGCGCCCTCCTCGGCGACCTGCTCGGCGACGTCAGCGCCTACGGGCTCGATGCCGCCGCCGCGGCCGCGTTCCTCGGCCTGGTCTGGCCGCGCCTGCGGGCGCTGCAGCCCGTCGCGGTCGCCGTGGGGGCCGCGGTCGTCGCGGCGGCGACCATCCCCGTGCTGCCCGCGGGGGTGCCGGTCATCCTCGCGGCACTGGTCGCGGTCGTCGTGGGCCCGCTCGACCTGCTCGGGCGGCCGGTCGCCGCCCCGATCGAGCACCACGCCGACGTCCCGCCCGCGCCCGACGCCGGGGAGGCCGACCGATGA
- a CDS encoding AzlD domain-containing protein produces MTLWQIILLASIAVLALKLLGYLVPPSVLEKPAAGRTAQLTTVALLAALIVVQTVSTGQSLVLDARLPAVVVAAALLALRAPFILVILAAALTAAALRALGWAA; encoded by the coding sequence ATGACCCTCTGGCAGATCATCCTGCTCGCCTCGATCGCCGTGCTCGCGCTGAAGCTGCTCGGCTACCTCGTGCCGCCCTCGGTGCTCGAGAAGCCCGCCGCCGGGCGCACCGCGCAGCTCACCACCGTGGCTCTGCTCGCGGCGCTCATCGTCGTGCAGACGGTCTCGACCGGTCAGAGCCTGGTGCTGGATGCCCGGCTCCCCGCCGTCGTCGTCGCGGCCGCGCTGCTCGCCCTGCGGGCGCCCTTCATCCTCGTGATCCTCGCGGCGGCGCTCACCGCGGCGGCGCTGCGCGCGCTCGGCTGGGCCGCCTGA
- the def gene encoding peptide deformylase has translation MAVLPIRITGEPVLHTRAEPVTEFDDALRALVDDMVATMTAAPGVGLAGPQVGVPLRLFVYDWTDEDDVRWQGVAINPELLISPLELDELDEDLEAEGCLSVPGERFPLRRAERALLRAVDLDGAPFEIDARGWLARIFQHEYDHLDGVLYVDRLAHPYGKAAAKAVRRNSWGSPGASWLPGRDHLDD, from the coding sequence ATGGCCGTGCTCCCCATTCGCATCACCGGTGAGCCGGTGCTCCACACCCGCGCCGAACCGGTCACCGAGTTCGACGACGCCCTGCGCGCGCTCGTCGACGACATGGTCGCCACGATGACCGCGGCCCCCGGGGTCGGCCTCGCCGGGCCTCAGGTCGGGGTTCCGCTGCGGCTGTTCGTCTACGACTGGACGGACGAGGACGACGTGCGCTGGCAGGGCGTCGCCATCAACCCGGAGCTGCTCATCAGCCCGCTCGAGCTGGACGAGCTCGACGAGGATCTCGAGGCCGAGGGCTGCCTCTCGGTGCCGGGCGAGCGGTTCCCGCTGCGCCGCGCCGAGCGCGCGCTGCTGCGGGCCGTCGACCTCGACGGCGCGCCCTTCGAGATCGACGCGCGCGGCTGGCTGGCGCGCATCTTCCAGCACGAGTACGACCACCTCGACGGCGTGCTCTACGTCGACCGCCTCGCCCACCCCTACGGCAAGGCCGCGGCCAAGGCGGTGCGCCGCAACTCCTGGGGCTCCCCGGGCGCGAGCTGGCTGCCGGGGCGCGACCACCTCGACGACTGA
- a CDS encoding DMT family transporter gives MLGTGIEELTEEFFRSPTLGFGIPLALVGAVFLSLGAQFQSQGVTKVEARLGDGARAGLSPRQLMHLLGRPSWVLGTVMLGLAILFQLTSLGFAPLIVVQPIGVVALVITAILNARISRIRLDRKAITAIGMSVGGVAVFVIVAATFAVEKRINEQQLLTVLGILAVVTAAFGVLFARYRRRAGAMFYIVGAGILFGFVATLAKVIISRISSGDFDVLTVIGLVALLASAALGSYFVQTAYSVGSPDLVIAGLTVIDPLVAVLIGVLVLGEAVFIPLPAALLCGVAGVVAIIGVVRLAKHHPQTHR, from the coding sequence GTGCTGGGGACCGGGATCGAGGAATTGACGGAGGAGTTCTTCCGATCGCCGACCCTCGGCTTCGGCATCCCGCTCGCGCTCGTCGGTGCGGTCTTCCTCTCCCTCGGCGCGCAGTTCCAGAGCCAGGGCGTCACGAAGGTCGAGGCGCGGCTCGGCGATGGGGCGCGCGCCGGCCTCAGCCCGCGGCAGCTGATGCACCTGCTCGGCCGTCCCTCGTGGGTGCTCGGCACCGTGATGCTCGGGCTCGCGATCCTCTTCCAGCTCACCTCGCTCGGCTTCGCGCCGCTCATCGTGGTGCAGCCGATCGGCGTCGTGGCGCTCGTCATCACCGCGATCCTCAACGCGCGCATCTCGCGGATCCGGCTCGATCGCAAGGCGATCACCGCGATCGGGATGAGCGTCGGCGGGGTGGCGGTGTTCGTCATCGTCGCGGCCACCTTCGCGGTCGAGAAGCGCATCAACGAGCAGCAGCTGCTCACGGTGCTCGGCATCCTCGCGGTGGTCACAGCGGCATTCGGCGTCCTGTTCGCCCGCTACCGGCGCCGCGCGGGCGCGATGTTCTACATCGTCGGGGCGGGCATCCTGTTCGGTTTCGTCGCAACCCTCGCGAAGGTCATCATCAGCCGCATCTCGAGCGGCGATTTCGACGTGCTGACGGTCATCGGCCTAGTCGCGCTGCTCGCCTCGGCCGCGCTGGGCAGCTACTTCGTTCAGACCGCGTACTCCGTGGGCTCGCCCGACCTCGTCATCGCGGGGCTCACGGTGATCGATCCGCTCGTCGCGGTGCTCATCGGCGTGCTCGTGCTCGGCGAGGCCGTGTTCATCCCGCTGCCCGCCGCGCTGCTTTGCGGCGTCGCCGGCGTCGTCGCGATCATCGGCGTCGTGCGGCTCGCGAAGCACCATCCGCAGACCCACCGCTGA